A genomic region of Bernardetia sp. ABR2-2B contains the following coding sequences:
- a CDS encoding prohibitin family protein — MANSRNKSSISPKTVFFGIGTFVVIVVALVFLFRTFVVVESGKVGVVANFGAVQDVLLPEGMHAVNPFVSTVIQLDVRIQKMEADASASSRDLQPVTSKVALNFFLSKEKANIIYRDLGLDYKRTIIEPIIQESIKSAAARYTAEELITKRPAVKDDVYEYIKKRLAQNNIIVTDFSIVDFNFSPEFNSAIELKQIAEQKALTALNDLERIKTEGEQERVRAQAQSDAQKLLQLSLDDDLLRLRAIEKWDGKLPVVAGEGGTFVDIGAIMKAK, encoded by the coding sequence ATGGCTAACTCAAGAAATAAATCTTCTATATCCCCAAAAACAGTGTTCTTCGGAATCGGAACTTTTGTAGTTATTGTAGTCGCTCTCGTATTTTTATTCAGAACTTTTGTCGTAGTAGAATCAGGAAAAGTGGGCGTAGTTGCTAATTTTGGTGCAGTCCAAGATGTTTTGTTGCCAGAGGGAATGCACGCCGTTAATCCATTTGTTTCTACGGTCATTCAGCTTGATGTTCGTATCCAAAAAATGGAAGCCGATGCGTCTGCTTCTTCACGAGATTTGCAGCCTGTTACTTCAAAAGTAGCTCTCAACTTCTTTTTGTCTAAAGAAAAAGCAAATATTATTTACAGAGATTTAGGGTTAGATTACAAACGAACGATTATCGAACCTATCATTCAAGAATCTATCAAATCGGCTGCAGCTCGTTATACGGCCGAAGAATTGATTACAAAACGTCCTGCTGTAAAAGATGATGTTTATGAATATATCAAAAAACGATTAGCTCAAAATAACATCATTGTTACTGACTTTTCTATCGTAGATTTTAACTTTTCGCCAGAGTTTAATTCTGCTATTGAATTAAAACAAATTGCAGAACAAAAAGCATTGACTGCTCTGAATGACCTTGAACGTATCAAAACAGAAGGAGAGCAAGAAAGAGTAAGAGCACAGGCACAATCTGATGCACAAAAACTATTACAACTTTCTCTAGATGATGACCTTTTGAGATTAAGAGCTATCGAAAAATGGGACGGAAAATTACCTGTTGTTGCAGGAGAAGGAGGAACATTTGTTGATATAGGTGCAATTATGAAAGCTAAATAA
- a CDS encoding DUF2306 domain-containing protein: protein MIYTNIVHSSLGSVHLFAAIIAMITGLIVILKGHKGNISHQRIGYIYVFSMLLLNGTAFGIYNFGKFSMFHFFAIVSLVSLTAGMLPMVFNISNKMRFHYRYMSWSVVGLYAAFVAEFFTRFVHFEYFWVVVMIGTIAVSAIGGYLIEKNAKRFLK from the coding sequence ATGATTTACACAAATATTGTTCATAGTTCATTAGGTTCAGTACATCTATTTGCTGCCATTATCGCTATGATAACAGGACTTATCGTTATTCTGAAAGGACATAAAGGAAATATTTCTCATCAAAGAATAGGTTATATTTATGTTTTTTCAATGCTTTTATTAAATGGAACAGCCTTTGGGATTTATAATTTTGGAAAATTTTCTATGTTTCATTTCTTTGCTATTGTTAGTCTAGTAAGCCTAACAGCAGGAATGTTACCCATGGTTTTTAATATTTCTAACAAAATGCGTTTTCATTATCGCTATATGAGTTGGTCAGTTGTTGGATTGTATGCTGCTTTTGTTGCAGAGTTTTTTACTCGTTTTGTGCATTTTGAGTATTTTTGGGTAGTTGTAATGATAGGAACAATAGCCGTTTCAGCAATAGGAGGATATTTGATAGAAAAAAATGCAAAACGGTTTTTGAAATAA
- a CDS encoding histidine kinase encodes MNTQKIHNTLKNRSLTYKNTYVHIFFWFAYTLFWGIVGYESTAPIWQLLLTNFFFLIGHAGASYVGIYILLPRFFQTKKYVSLVVFSLLTIFLFSFLISVGMTLSFFLNGESYSEIWLPRKWFPKFFLSTFWISAIFMAWKALKDWRKADKRNSQLEKENLQSEVHFLKAQLNPHFLFNALNSIYFQVNKSQEEAQESILTFSEMLRYQLYDCAIERVELRQEIEYLKNYLSMESLRKGDRVCIKTDFDVENQSVLISPLLFLPLVENACKWVSMEKEENNFITIILKIKDNILFFSVENSRSEQILPTQNKGGIGQQNLARRLELLYPKKHRLSFQQNPQTYIAVLELDLNESLRLQK; translated from the coding sequence ATGAATACTCAAAAAATACATAATACATTAAAAAACAGGTCTTTAACCTACAAAAATACTTATGTACATATCTTTTTTTGGTTTGCTTATACTCTTTTTTGGGGAATAGTTGGTTATGAATCTACTGCTCCTATTTGGCAGTTATTATTGACAAACTTCTTTTTCTTGATTGGTCATGCAGGTGCTTCTTATGTAGGAATCTATATTTTATTACCTCGTTTTTTTCAAACTAAAAAATATGTTTCTTTAGTTGTTTTTTCATTGCTCACTATTTTTCTTTTTAGTTTTTTGATTTCGGTAGGAATGACATTATCCTTTTTTCTTAATGGAGAAAGTTATAGTGAGATTTGGCTTCCAAGAAAGTGGTTTCCAAAGTTTTTTCTTTCTACTTTCTGGATTTCTGCTATTTTTATGGCGTGGAAAGCACTCAAAGATTGGAGAAAAGCTGACAAGAGAAATAGCCAATTAGAAAAGGAAAATTTGCAAAGTGAAGTTCATTTTCTGAAAGCTCAACTCAACCCTCATTTCTTGTTTAATGCTCTAAATAGTATTTATTTTCAAGTAAATAAATCACAGGAAGAAGCACAAGAATCAATACTGACTTTTTCAGAAATGTTGCGTTATCAGCTTTATGATTGTGCAATTGAAAGAGTAGAGCTACGGCAAGAAATAGAATATTTAAAAAATTATTTATCAATGGAAAGCCTTCGAAAAGGAGATAGAGTTTGTATCAAAACAGATTTTGATGTAGAAAATCAAAGTGTTTTGATTTCTCCTTTGCTATTTCTTCCATTAGTTGAAAATGCTTGTAAATGGGTTTCTATGGAAAAAGAAGAAAATAATTTTATTACTATCATTCTCAAAATAAAAGACAATATATTGTTTTTTTCAGTAGAAAACAGTCGTTCTGAACAAATTTTGCCCACACAAAATAAAGGTGGAATAGGACAACAGAACTTAGCACGAAGATTAGAATTACTTTATCCAAAAAAACACCGTCTTAGCTTTCAACAAAATCCACAGACGTATATTGCAGTTTTAGAATTAGATTTGAATGAAAGTTTACGCTTACAAAAATGA
- a CDS encoding LytTR family DNA-binding domain-containing protein: MKKIKCLVVDDEPLAREGLANYVKKIPFLELIGTCESALELIEKLNSVSVDAVFLDIKMPELSGIDFLRSVSYQNRPLIVLTTAYSEYALEGYELDVIDYLVKPISFSRFLKAANKLQERINDNNANKIENQEQPTFFFIKTENRLEKIYFDEILFVESKRNYIEIQTEKKGVFTTYLTLKQTEEELPKSDFLRVQKSFIVSKNAVESIEGNQIIINDKKIAISRNNSEEIINELTQNRFLKKKN, translated from the coding sequence ATGAAGAAAATAAAATGTTTAGTCGTTGATGATGAGCCTTTAGCACGAGAGGGATTAGCTAATTATGTAAAAAAGATTCCTTTTTTAGAGCTTATCGGAACGTGTGAGTCTGCATTAGAACTGATAGAAAAGCTAAATTCCGTTTCTGTCGATGCTGTTTTCTTAGATATAAAAATGCCAGAGCTTTCAGGAATTGATTTTTTGCGTTCTGTTTCTTACCAAAATCGTCCTTTAATAGTTCTTACGACGGCTTATTCTGAATATGCGCTTGAAGGTTATGAGCTTGATGTGATAGATTATTTAGTAAAGCCAATTTCTTTTTCACGTTTTCTGAAGGCTGCTAACAAATTGCAAGAACGAATTAATGATAACAATGCTAATAAAATTGAAAATCAAGAACAGCCGACCTTTTTCTTTATCAAAACAGAAAATCGTTTGGAGAAAATTTATTTTGACGAAATTCTTTTCGTTGAATCAAAACGAAACTATATAGAAATTCAGACCGAAAAAAAAGGAGTTTTTACTACTTATCTAACTCTTAAACAAACTGAAGAAGAACTGCCAAAATCTGATTTTTTGCGTGTTCAAAAATCTTTTATTGTCTCCAAAAATGCTGTTGAGAGTATTGAGGGAAATCAAATCATTATAAATGATAAAAAAATAGCAATCAGTAGAAATAATAGTGAGGAGATTATAAATGAATTGACGCAGAATAGATTCTTAAAGAAAAAAAACTAA